TGCGGGCACCGGTGCCCGTGCACGGGAAGACGGCCGACATCCACCACGATGGCCGAGGCGTCTTCCGGGGCCTGCCCAACCCGTTTGTCGCCGCGCGCTATCACTCGCTGGTGGTGGAGCGGGCGAGCCTTCCAGAGTGCCTGGAGGTCACGGCCTGGTGCGGCGAGCTGGTGATGGGGCTGCGCCACCGCGAGTACCCGTGGGTGGAGGGCATCCAGTTCCATCCCGAGTCCTTCCTCACACCGCACGGCAACACGTTGCTCGCGAACTTCCTGGAGGAGCGAAGCGGATGATGGACACGGTCGCGGTGAACGGAGAGGTGCGGCGGCTCGAGGAGTTGCGGCTCCAGGACTTCCTCCAGTCGTTCTTCTTCGGCGCGGGCTTCTTCGAGACGTTCCTCGTCACCGGGGGCATGCCCATGTTCCTCGGGCGGCACCTCGCGCGGCTCCGGTCGAGCCTCGAGGCCCATGAGGGCTGCGTGCGCGCACCACCCGAGGACGTGCTCACCGTCGGCGCCGTCCGTCAGTCCTTGCAACGGTGTCTGGAGGCGGATGCCAGCCTGGGCCCGAGCTTCTCCGGCGTGGGTAAGCTGGTGGCGGGAGATGGGCGGCTGCTGCTGTCCTTCCGGGCCTTGCCGGCCCCCCAAGAGCACACGGTCCTCGATGAGAGGGAGGAGCATTGCTACCGGAGGGGTGACCCCACCTTGAGACACAAGAGCGTCTCGTACCTGCGGCAGTACGCGCACTTCGGCCGGGGAGTGGTCTTCGCCAACGAGGCCGGGGAACTCTGTGAGGCGCCGAACGGGAATCTGTTCTTCCTCCTGGATGATGCGGTGGTGACTCCACCCCTGGAGGCCCCCTGCCTTCCCGGCATCATCCGCTCCGTGCTGCTGGAGGAAGGACGGCTCGGGGACATGCCGGTCGTGGAGCGCTCGGTGGGGCGGGAGCAACTGGAGTCAGTCCGAGGCTGTGTCCTCACCAACTCCGTGAGCCTCGCGCTCGCCGTTCCGCGGCTGCTCGGGCGGGAACTGCCCGGCAGCCACGTGCTGGCCGAGCATGCTCGGGCCGTGGTGCGGGAGTACGCACGGCGCGAGGAGTGAAGGTCCTCACCCGCTGCTTCCCCGCTCGTCCCCAGCGAGGATTGACGTTGGGTGAAATTTCGAAGGACGATGGGCACACGCGTTGTATGTCGATGACAGGGACGGTCATGAATCGGCTTCTGGTACTGTGCGTGCTGGGCTCGATGGCGTTGTTGGGTTGTGAGCCGGCGGGGGAGATGTTGCAGCTCATCCCTTCGCCCGATGGGACCTACCAGGCCGTCGTGCTGGATTGTCGCAATGGCCCGATTGAGCGAATGACTTTGATCAAGGTGGTTCGTTCGGGTGGAGCGTTGGACTGCGCGACCAGGGCTTTGCAGCAAGTGACGTTGTCCCCCGGGCTGTCTCCACGCATGGTCTGGATGTCGGAGGACTCGTTGCTCATCGATGATCGGAAAGAGCGGACGCTCACCTTCATGGAAATCAAGGAGGGAGAGGTGTCGATGACGTTCTCATCGTGGACGGTTCTCAAGACTCCGTCGCGCGAGCAGAGCAGAGGCAGGGAGCATCTCCCGCCAGCACCGCCCTCCATCAAGACGCCGCCCTTCGCCGTGCGAAGCATGTCCAGGGCAGATGTCGTGCCAGAACCGCCCATCAAGACGCCACCCGTCGCGCCAGCGTGCGGTTTCAGGGGCCTGACCTTGCCCGCCGACTTCGCCGTCCTGGCTGGTGGCGGCCACGGGGGCAAGAGGAGCACGGTGCAGATCGATCAGAGCGGGAGCGCCGCCACGACCATGACAGTGAGTGTCGACAACCCGGGCAAGCCCGTCGTGCTGATGCTTGGTTCCCAAGAGCCGACCCTCTGGTCGATCCGACGCTCTCAAGAGACGACCATCCTGGCCGTGCTGGTCAGCAGTTCCTATCGACAGATCGTCGCGGGCCTGGATGCCACCACGCCGGTCACCGTTCTCACGGCCGAGAACAGGAGCGAGTGCGGTTACTTCTACGTGGATGCGAATCGCCTCGAGACGCTGAACCCCATGGCCCAGCGCTTCTTCGGGCGTGATGTCGACATGGTCTACCCGGCAAGCGGAGGTGAGGTCACCCTGGGCGAGGCGAAGGGCACGCCCTCCAAGTGGGTGGGGGGGAGCGACGCGCCAGTGGAGTCGTACGCCGACAAGACGGCGCCGCTGGCGGGGGAGGCGGGCCTTGATGATGCCTTGCGCAAGGGGCTGCTGCGGCGCGCGAACATTGGCGACATCAATAAGTGGGAAGCGCAGATGGCGCGCGTGGCGCCTGGGCGCGGAGCGACATCCGTCTCGGGCGATGGGCAGGCCTCCAGGCTCAGGTCGTCGCACATGATGCGCAATGCATACGTCGTGCTGCGGCCCATGACGTTTCCGGCGGGCCTCTATGGGGCGCGCTCGGCGGTGTTCTTCGTACCGAAAGGCACGAAGCGCCCGCGTGGCAATCCAGGTCACTCCGAGGTCTACGACTTCAACGACATGAGTTGTACCGGTGGTCCGAGGTGTCACCTGTAGTCGCGTGTTGGCGTTGGTTGGAGGACTCGCTCATCCATGGGGGTGTTCATGCCGCCTCCATCGTGGGGTAGTCCGTCAGGCCGGTTTCACCCGGTGCGTAGAAGGTCTGAGGGTTGGGATTGTTCAGCGGGGCCCGCCTGGCGAAGCGCTTCGGCAGATCCGGATTGGCGAGGAACAGCCGGCCATAGGCGACGGCGTCCAGGGTGCCCCGGGCGAGTGCCTCTTCGCCCGTCTCGCGGTCGAACTCACCCGCTCCGATCAGCCGGCCCGCGTAGTGCGACCGGCTCCACTCCAGCGGGATTCCTGGTCCAGACCCATGGGCGAGATCCTGCGCGGTGACACGGGTCACATCGACCCAGGCGAGACCCAGCGGACGGAGCCGCTCGAGAAGATAGGCGAAGGTCTCCTCAACCCGTGGATCCGGGCTCCCCGCGACGGTGGCGCTGGGCGAGAACCTGATTCCAACGCGCTCGGCACCGTAGACGTCCGAGACCGCCGCGAGGATTTCCAGCGTCAAGCGTGTGCGGTTCTCGAGGTTCCCCCTTCACGATGCCGGCGATTTCGGATGTCGTGAGATCAACCGGCGTGAGCGCTTCCATCATGGCCCAGCCGGGTGGCCGTCCCCTGGCTTCGTCTTCCGTGCGTTCGCGCCCGGTGTGCCAGAGCTGGGTGGCGATCAGGCCACCCGCGTCATGGCGTCATGAAGACGCTGTTCGGGTCGGGCACATGGTCGCCGAACGGCGGGCACTCCACGATCTCACCATGCTCCGGCGAGAGCCGCTTCAGCGCGCCGACACCCAGAAGCGTCTCGTCCTCCCAGATCGTCCAGAGGCGGATGTCGGGCGATCGCAGCTCGGTGAGGTCCAAGGCGTGCGCACTGCCCGGTGCCGTCTCCTCCCGGGCACGCGTGGGATGGATGTGGTGTTCCTCCTCCTGGGGGACGCGGTGGTGACTCCGCCCCTGGAGGCCCCCTGCCTTCCCGGCATCATCACCAACTCCGTCAGCCGCTCGCTCGCCGTTCCGCGGCTGCTCGGGCGGGAGTTGCCCGGGAGTCACGCGCTGGCCGAGCGTGCTCGGGCCGTGGTGTGGGAGTATGCACGGCGCGAGGAGTGACGGCCCGCACCGCTGCTTCCCCGGCGAGGGTTGACGCTGGGTAAAACCTCAGAGGACGATGGACCCACGCATTGTGTGTTGATGACAGGGATGGTCATGAATCGGCTGCTGGTGCTGTGCGTGCTGGGCTCGATGGCGTTGTTGGGTTGTGAGCCAGCGGGGGAGATGTTGCAGCTCATCCCGTCGCCCGACGGGACCTACCAGGCCGTCGTGCTGGATTGCCGCAATGGCCCGAGTGAGCGAAGCACTTTGATCAAGGTGGTTCGTTCGGGTGGAGCGTTGGACTGCGAGAGCAGGGCCTTGCAGGAAGTGACGTTGTCTCCCGGGCTGTTTCCACGCATGGTCTGGATGTCGGAGGACTCGTTGCTCATTGATGATCGGAAAGAGCGGGAGCTCACCTCCATGGAGCGCAAGGAGGGAGAGGTGTCGATCATGTTCTCATCGTGGACGGTTCTCAGGACTCCGTCGCGCGAGCTGAGCAGACTCAGGGAGCATCTCCCGCCAGTACCGTCCCCCATCAAGACTCCGCCCGTCGTCGCTTCGCGCGAGCCCAGGGGGGCCGATGTCGTGCCAGAACCGCACATCAAGGCGCCACCCGTCGCGTCGGCTTGCGGCTTCAGGGGCTTGTCCTTGCCCGCCGACTTCGCCGTTCTGGCTGGCGGCGGCTACGCGGGCAAGGAGAGTTCGGTACAGATTGATCAGAGCGGGAGTGTCGCCACGACCATGACGGTGAGTGTCGACAACCCTGGCAAGCCCGTCGTGCTGATGCTTGGTGCCTATGCGCCGACCATCTGGTCGATCCGGCGCTCTCAGAAGACGACCCTGCTGGCCGTGCTGGTCAGCGGCTACCATCGCCAGATCGTCGCGGGCCTGGATGCCGATACGCCGGTCGCCATCCATACGGCCGACGACGGGAGTTCATGCGGTTCCTTCTATGTGGACACGGATCACCTCGAGGAGCTGAACCCCATGGCTCGGCGGTTCTTCGGGCGTGATGTCGACATGGTCTACCCGGCGCACAACGGTGAGGTCATCCTGGGCGAGGCGAAGGGCACGCCCTCCAAGTGGGTGGGTGGGAGCGATGCGCCAGTGGAGTCGTACGCCGACAAGACGGCGCCGTTGGTGGGGGATGCGGGCCTTGATGATGCTGTGCGCAAGGGGCTGCTGCGGCGCGCGAACATCGCGGACAGCAACGCGTGGGACGAGGAAATGGCGCGCCTGGCGCCTGAGCGCGGATCGCCACCCGTCGCGGGCGGAGTGCCAGCCCCCAGGCGGAGGTCGTTGCACATGATGTACAACGAATACGTCGTCCTGCGGCCCATGACGTTTCCGGCGGGTCTCTACGGAGCGAACTCGGCGGTGTTCTTCGTACCAAGAGGTACGGAGCGTCCGCGTGGCAATCCAGGCGGCTCCGTGGTCTACGACTTCAACGACATGAGTTGTACCGGCATGTTGTGCCGCCTCGAGTAGCCGCGTGTTGGACCGGCGGGAAGCTCACAGCTCGAGCGTCATGAAGACGCTGTTCGGGTCGAGCACATAGTCGGCGAACGGCGGGCACTCCACGAAGCCATGGCTCGTGTAGAGCGCCCGTGCGGGCCGGAAATAATCCCAGGAGCCCGTTTCCAGGCTGAGGCGCGACATACCGCTGGCCCGTGCGGTCTCGATGATATGGCGCAACATGGCGCTTCCAGCGCCCCGGCCGCGCATGGATTGCGCCGTATGCATCGACTTGATCTCACCATGCTCCGGTGAGAGCTGCTTCAGCGCGCCGACACCCAGAAGCGTCTCGTCCTCCCAGATCGTCCAGAGGCGGATGTCGGGCGATTGCAGCCCGGTGAGGTCCAAGGCGTGCGCACTGCCCGGTGCCGTCTCCGCCCGGGCTCGTGTGAGATGGATGTGGAGCAGCTCGATGACGCGCGGGTCACCGAGGTCGCCTGGGATGATTCGCATCATGGCTGGCTTCCTATCATCTCACGCGACCTTCTCGCCTTGCTTCAGTCCCCGGCGTGCTTCGCGGCGTCCTCGATCAGCGCCGCGACCTCCTTGGGGTGCGACACGTAGACCGCATGGCTTCCCTTCACCTCGACCTTGTGGCTGTGGGCGCGTGCGGCGTACATCCGTTGCAGCTCGGGATGGATGATCTTGTCCTCCGTCGACACGAGCATCCAACTGGGCTTTGTCTTCCAGGCGGGATTGACGATGGGCGTCGACATCGCCCGGAGCGAGGTGGGCATCTGCGAGCGAGCCATGAACTCGGCCTGCTCGCGCGGCAGGTCAGCGGCGAAGTCCTCATGGAAGCGCGCGGGATCGATGAAGAGGAAACCGTCCGGCGTGGGTGCGATCGCCTTCGAGGCGCCTGGCATCTTCGCTTTGTTGGAGACGCCGCTCTCTCCCGTGTCCGGCATGTGGGCCGCGATGTAGACGAGCCCGGCGACCCGTGGATCCGTTCCCGCCTGGGTGATGACGGTGCCACCGTAGCTGTGACCGACCAGCAGGACGGGGCCTTGCTGGCGGTCGAGAAGACGCTTCGTCGCGGCGACATCGTCTTCCAGCGAGGTCATCGGGTGCTGGAGGATGCTGACGTTGTACCCGTGCTTGATCAGGATGTCGTGAACGGGCTTCCAGCCGGAGCCGTCGACGAAGGCTCCATGAACCAGAACGACGTTCTTCACCGGGGCGGCGAGCACGGGAGAGGAAACCCCTCCGAGGACGAGGAAGGCGGCGAAAGCAGAGGCGAGGCGGTTGAGGTGCATCATGAGGTGTCCTTTGAAGAGCCCGTGAGACGACGCTCGCGCGCACCTATTCCCCGGCTTTCGGAGCGGTGCGGAATAGGGACAGGATTCGGTCGTCTCACGAGCGCCCCATGACCGAGACCGACGAAGCCGAACTCCGTGACTTGATTCCCCGCTTGCGGCGGTTCGCACGGGCCTTGACCCACGATTCCACCGCCGCCGACGACCTCGTGCAGGCGAGCCTCGAGCGCGCGGTGTCGAGATGGAAGAGCCGGCACGAGGCGGGCAGCCTCCAGGCCTGGCTGTTCTCCATCCTGTACCGGCGCTTCCTCGACGAGCGCAAGCGCGCGGGGCGCTTCTCGCGGCTGCTGGACGTGTTCCGGGGTCCCCGGGACGTGGCGCCCTCGGCCGAGGAGGTGGTCATCGCCCGCGCCTCGCTGGAGTCCTTTGGCCGGTTGCCACCCGAGCAGCGGGCGTTGATGCTGCTGGTGGCCGTGGAGGGCTTGAGCTATGGCGAGGCCGCCGAGGCGCTCGGGGTGCCCATCGGGACGGTGATGTCCCGCCTGTCGCGCGCGCGCAAGGCGCTGCGCGAGTTGACGGACAATGATGTGTCTCCTCCTTCTCTCCGGGTGCTGAAATGACGCCGCTCATTCCGACCGAGGACGAACTGCACGCCTATGTCGATGGCCAGTTGGACGATGGCCGGAGGCGGGAGGTCGAGGCCTGGCTCGAGGCCACCCCCGAGTGGGCGGAGACGGTTGCCGCATGGAAGCGCGATGCCGAGCGGCTGCGCGCTGCGCTCGCCAATCCCCGTGCCCTCCCGCCCGCTCCCCAACTCGAGCCCTCCGCCATCCGCCGCTCGTTGCGCGCCCGGACGCGCCAGCGCGTGGCCTTGGCGGCGGCCCTGGTGCTCACGGCGGGCGTGGGCGCCGTGGGCGGCTGGGTGGCCCGCTCGATGACGATGGCCGCCACGCTCCCGCCCATGGAGGACGCGCTCCAGGCCTACCGCCTGTTCGCGATGGACCAGGCGCACGCGCTCGAGCTGGACGCGTCGAAGTCCGACGACTTGAAGCGATGGCTGGTCAGGAACCTGGGCCCCCGGGCGGCGGTGCCGGATCTCCAGGCGCACGGCTTCACGCTGCTCGGCGGGCAATTACTGTCGACCGACGCGGGCGCGGCCGCTCTGTTGCTCTACGAGGCCCGGGACGGACGACGTCTCGGCTTCTACATGCGTCCGGGAACCCGGGTTCCCGGCCGGACGAAGGGGCTGCGTCAGGATGGAGTGCTGCTCACCCATTACTGGTTCCGCGACGGCTACGGCTTCGCCGTCATCAGCCTCTCGGATGATCCGCGCGCGGACGAGGTGAAGGAGGCCCTCGACGCCTCGACGTGACGGGCCCGTTCGCCCCGGGCTCGGTGCGTCACCGCCGCGAGCACCATACGCTCTCACGCCACCGGGTCGCGCAGGCGCAGGTGGCGTGGTTGGGCCTGCACCCGCTCGAACCAGGCGCGGATGGCCCGGTAGCGTCCCAGCTCGAAGCGGCCCTCGTCCGCCACGTGTGTATAGGCATACAGCGAGATGTCCGCGAGGCTGTAGGTGTCTCCGGCGAAGAAGGGGCGCTTCTTGAGCTCGCCTTCCATCACGTCCAGCGCGGCGTAACCCTTGTGGATGCGCTCCTCCAACTCCTGCTCCTTGCCCGCGGGAATCCCGAAGAAGGAGATCCACGCGCGCGCCACGGCGATGTAGGGCTCGTGGCTGTACTGCTCGAAGAACATCCACTGCAGCATCCGCGCCCGCTCCAGCTTGTCCGAGGGGATGAAGGGCGTGCCCTCGGCGAAGTACCAGAGGATGGCATTGGACTCGGCGAGGAACACTCCCGGCTCCAGCTCCACGGTGGGCACCTTGGCGATGGGATTCTTCGTCTTGAATTCCGGCGTGCGGGTCTGCCCGGCGGCGATGTCCACCTCCGCCGTCTCGAAGGGAATGGCGAGCTGGTGCAACAGCAGGCGGACCTTGTAGCAATTACCCGAGGGATGGAACTGGTAGAGCTTGAGCATGGCGGGCACGAGCCTACTCCCGCCGACTCCGGGTCTTGTAGGTCAGCAGCGGGGCGAGCGTGGCCACCACGCGCACGAGTCCGGCATCGACCAGATCGCCCACCACGCGATCGATGGCCTTGTACGCGGGCGGGGCCTCCTCGAAGAGCAGGTCGCGGTCCTCGCACACGACGTGGCTCTTGAAGGTGGTGCGCAGGAGCGCATCGGGGGTGAAGCGCTCGCGCAGGCGCTCGCGGGCATGGGTGCGCGTCCACTTGCGGCCCGCCCCATGCGCGAGGCTGTAGGCATGGTCCTCGCCGTCTCCCAGGGGCAGCACCAGGTAGCTCAGCGCGCCGCGGCTGCCGGGAATCACCACCGGCCCTTGATCCGAGGGCGCCGCGCCCTTACGGTGCAGCCAGCCTTGCCCTCCCTCCCACGTCTTGGGCGTGACGCTGTTGTGGCAGACATCGAGCACCCGCCGCCCCGCCGTGCCCACGCCCCGCATCACCCGCTCGGCGATGGCGGCGCGATTGGCCCGCGCCCAACCCACCGCCTGATCATGCCGAGCGAGGTAGGTGCGCGCCTCGGCCGACTCCTCCGCGAGGCTTCCCGCGCCATGTCGGTCCACGTGCGCGCGCAGGATGTGTTCTCCCAGGCCCCGCGAGCCCGAGTGCACCAGCAGCAGCAACCGATCCGTCTCCAGCTTCAGCGTCTGGAAGGCCCGTGCGTCGTGCACCGCCTCCACCCGCTGCACCTCGGCGAAGTGGTTGCCACCGCCCACGGTGCCGAGCGAGGCCTCGAAGCCGCAGGGCCTGACGCCCGCGTCCGCGAGCATCGCCTCCGCGTCGCCCTCCCAGGGGCCTTCCAGGTCCAGCCGCGCGGCCCATCGCTCCGGCTTCGCCTTGCGCGCGGGCAGATCCAACGCCCACAGCCCCATGCCGCACCCGATGTCGTTGCCCACCAGGAAGGGATAGAAGACGCCTTGCGAGGTGAACGCGGCACCCACGGGAGCGCCCTTGCCCGGGTGCAGGTCTGGCAGGCCCACCGCGGAGCGCATGCCGGGAAGCCGCGCGGCGGCCTCGAGTTGACGCAGGGCTTCTCCCTCCACCCACGACTGGGGCGAGGCGATGACACGGACTCGGGGAAGGGTGGAGTTCATGCCGCCCCCGGACGCGCGCGGCGCGCGCCGTCTGACGCGCCGGGCGGGGCGGGCTACTTGTGGTACGGCTCGCCCTTGAGGAGCGTGAAGGCGCGGTAGAGCTGCTCCACCAGCACCACGCGCGCCAGGCGGTGCGGCAGCGTCATCTTCGACAGCGAGAGCACGAGGTCGGCCGACTGCCGCACCCGCTCGTCCAGCCCCTCATCGCCTCCGATGACGAGGAGGAGATCCTTCGCGCCATCCCGGGCCCGGCCCACGTAGCGGCTGAACTCCACCGAGTCGAGCAGCTTGCCCCGCTCGTCGAGCGCCACCAACAGGTCCTGCGGCTTCTTGCGCGCGAGCAGGGCGTCGGCCTCGAGCGCGCGGGCGTCCGTGGCCTTGCCCTTCTTGCCACCGGCCTCGGGCAGCTCCACCAGCTCGAAGCGGGTGTAGTGGGCTAGGCGCGAGGCGTATTCCTGGACCGCGGGCTCATAGAGGCCCGAGCGATCCCTGCCCACCGAGACGAGCCGGACCTTCAGGCCACCTTCTCCCGGCGCGCGTCGGCCCAGATGCCCTCGAGGTCATAGTGGGCGCGCATCTCCGAGTAGAAGACGTGGGCGACCACCTCGCCGAAGTCCAGGAGCACCCACTGGCCGGTGTCCATGCCCTCGTGGCCCACGGGGCGCAGGCCCTCGCTCTCCTTGAGCTTGACGAGCACGTGCTCGGCCATGGAGGACACCTGCCGGTCGCTCTCGCCCGAGGCCACCACGACGTAGTCGGCGTAGGACGTCATGCCGCGCACGTCGAGGATGACGATGTCCACGGCCTTCTTGTCCGACAGCAGGTTGGCGATCTTTCGCGCGAGCGCATGGGCGCGTGGATTCTCCGGGATGGCCGGAGCGGCCGCCGCAGGCGCGGGCGCCTTCTTCTTGCGGACGGACGGCTTCTTGCGCACGGCCAGCTTC
Above is a window of Cystobacter fuscus DNA encoding:
- a CDS encoding anthranilate synthase component II, translating into MMLLIDNFDSFTFNLVQALGGLGAEPKVVRNDALALSGVEALRPERIVISPGPCTPNEAGISLEVIRAFASRVPVLGVCLGHQSIGQVFGGRVVRAPVPVHGKTADIHHDGRGVFRGLPNPFVAARYHSLVVERASLPECLEVTAWCGELVMGLRHREYPWVEGIQFHPESFLTPHGNTLLANFLEERSG
- a CDS encoding aminotransferase class IV — its product is MMDTVAVNGEVRRLEELRLQDFLQSFFFGAGFFETFLVTGGMPMFLGRHLARLRSSLEAHEGCVRAPPEDVLTVGAVRQSLQRCLEADASLGPSFSGVGKLVAGDGRLLLSFRALPAPQEHTVLDEREEHCYRRGDPTLRHKSVSYLRQYAHFGRGVVFANEAGELCEAPNGNLFFLLDDAVVTPPLEAPCLPGIIRSVLLEEGRLGDMPVVERSVGREQLESVRGCVLTNSVSLALAVPRLLGRELPGSHVLAEHARAVVREYARREE
- a CDS encoding GNAT family N-acetyltransferase, producing MMRIIPGDLGDPRVIELLHIHLTRARAETAPGSAHALDLTGLQSPDIRLWTIWEDETLLGVGALKQLSPEHGEIKSMHTAQSMRGRGAGSAMLRHIIETARASGMSRLSLETGSWDYFRPARALYTSHGFVECPPFADYVLDPNSVFMTLEL
- a CDS encoding alpha/beta fold hydrolase, producing the protein MMHLNRLASAFAAFLVLGGVSSPVLAAPVKNVVLVHGAFVDGSGWKPVHDILIKHGYNVSILQHPMTSLEDDVAATKRLLDRQQGPVLLVGHSYGGTVITQAGTDPRVAGLVYIAAHMPDTGESGVSNKAKMPGASKAIAPTPDGFLFIDPARFHEDFAADLPREQAEFMARSQMPTSLRAMSTPIVNPAWKTKPSWMLVSTEDKIIHPELQRMYAARAHSHKVEVKGSHAVYVSHPKEVAALIEDAAKHAGD
- a CDS encoding RNA polymerase sigma factor; this encodes MTETDEAELRDLIPRLRRFARALTHDSTAADDLVQASLERAVSRWKSRHEAGSLQAWLFSILYRRFLDERKRAGRFSRLLDVFRGPRDVAPSAEEVVIARASLESFGRLPPEQRALMLLVAVEGLSYGEAAEALGVPIGTVMSRLSRARKALRELTDNDVSPPSLRVLK
- a CDS encoding anti-sigma factor family protein, whose amino-acid sequence is MTPLIPTEDELHAYVDGQLDDGRRREVEAWLEATPEWAETVAAWKRDAERLRAALANPRALPPAPQLEPSAIRRSLRARTRQRVALAAALVLTAGVGAVGGWVARSMTMAATLPPMEDALQAYRLFAMDQAHALELDASKSDDLKRWLVRNLGPRAAVPDLQAHGFTLLGGQLLSTDAGAAALLLYEARDGRRLGFYMRPGTRVPGRTKGLRQDGVLLTHYWFRDGYGFAVISLSDDPRADEVKEALDAST
- a CDS encoding glutathione S-transferase family protein, which gives rise to MLKLYQFHPSGNCYKVRLLLHQLAIPFETAEVDIAAGQTRTPEFKTKNPIAKVPTVELEPGVFLAESNAILWYFAEGTPFIPSDKLERARMLQWMFFEQYSHEPYIAVARAWISFFGIPAGKEQELEERIHKGYAALDVMEGELKKRPFFAGDTYSLADISLYAYTHVADEGRFELGRYRAIRAWFERVQAQPRHLRLRDPVA
- a CDS encoding RNA ligase RtcB family protein, whose product is MNSTLPRVRVIASPQSWVEGEALRQLEAAARLPGMRSAVGLPDLHPGKGAPVGAAFTSQGVFYPFLVGNDIGCGMGLWALDLPARKAKPERWAARLDLEGPWEGDAEAMLADAGVRPCGFEASLGTVGGGNHFAEVQRVEAVHDARAFQTLKLETDRLLLLVHSGSRGLGEHILRAHVDRHGAGSLAEESAEARTYLARHDQAVGWARANRAAIAERVMRGVGTAGRRVLDVCHNSVTPKTWEGGQGWLHRKGAAPSDQGPVVIPGSRGALSYLVLPLGDGEDHAYSLAHGAGRKWTRTHARERLRERFTPDALLRTTFKSHVVCEDRDLLFEEAPPAYKAIDRVVGDLVDAGLVRVVATLAPLLTYKTRSRRE
- a CDS encoding 23S rRNA (pseudouridine(1915)-N(3))-methyltransferase RlmH translates to MKVRLVSVGRDRSGLYEPAVQEYASRLAHYTRFELVELPEAGGKKGKATDARALEADALLARKKPQDLLVALDERGKLLDSVEFSRYVGRARDGAKDLLLVIGGDEGLDERVRQSADLVLSLSKMTLPHRLARVVLVEQLYRAFTLLKGEPYHK
- the rsfS gene encoding ribosome silencing factor, with product MATKKTTKKPAAKKSATKTPAARKKTAAKKTTAKKLAVRKKPSVRKKKAPAPAAAAPAIPENPRAHALARKIANLLSDKKAVDIVILDVRGMTSYADYVVVASGESDRQVSSMAEHVLVKLKESEGLRPVGHEGMDTGQWVLLDFGEVVAHVFYSEMRAHYDLEGIWADARREKVA